A single genomic interval of Oryza sativa Japonica Group chromosome 7, ASM3414082v1 harbors:
- the LOC4342308 gene encoding AP2-like ethylene-responsive transcription factor CRL5 isoform X2, translating to MTNSNNGNGGTNAAASGWLGFSLSPHMASSTMDEHHHVHHHQQQQQQQQQQQHHQQQQHGLFFPSVTTAAAAAAYGLAGDVVAATNGYYSQLASMPLKSDGSLCIMEALRRTDQDHHGPKLEDFLGAAQPAMALSLDNTSSFYYGGGGAAAAGHGQHGYLQACDLYGGPAAPSLVTAADEEAAAAAAAMASWVAARGAATAYATGAADANAAENVLPSATAAQHLHHPLALSMSSGSLSSCITAGEYGMAAVAAADGGRKRGGAGGGGQKQPVHHRKSIDTFGQRTSQYRGVTRHRWTGRYEAHLWDNSCKKEGQTRKGRQVYLGGYDMEEKAARAYDLAALKYWGPSTHINFPLEDYQEELEEMKNMTRQEYVAHLRRKSSGFSRGASMYRGVTRHHQHGRWQARIGRVSGNKDLYLGTFSTQEEAAEAYDVAAIKFRGLNAVTNFDITRYDVDKIMASNTLLPADLARRNAATTTSKDDHSAAGAGAIVSVHSAADIAVADTLWKATTAPRQQQQHHDDVVLSGADQAAFSVLHDLVAVDAAAAHQQQQQQQHMSMSAASSLVTSLSNSREGSPDRGGGLSMLFAKPSPAVAASAQQQASTKLMAAPLPLGSWVSSPPASARPPAVSIAHMPLFAAWTDA from the exons ATGACGAACAGCAACAATGGCAATGGCGGCACGAACGCGGCGGCGAGTGGATGGCTGGGCTTCTCGCTGTCGCCTCACATGGCCTCCTCCACCATGGACGAACACCACCACGTGCACCACCaccaacagcaacagcagcagcagcagcagcagcagcatcaccagcagcagcaacatggtttgttcttcccttcggtgaccaccgccgccgccgccgccgcgtatgggctcgccggcgacgtcgtggCCGCCACCAATGGGTACTACTCCCAGCTCGCCTCCATGCCGCTCAAGTCCGACGGCTCGCTCTGCATCATGGAGGCTCTCCGGAGAACCGATCAAGATCATCACG GGCCCAAGCTTGAGGACTTCCTCGGCGCGGCGCAGCCGGCGATGGCGCTGAGCCTGGACAACACCTCCAGCTTCTActacggcggaggcggcgccgccgccgccgggcacgGCCAACACGGCTACCTCCAGGCGTGCGACCTGTACGGCggcccggccgcgccgtcgctcgtgaccgccgccgacgaggaggcggccgcggccgcggccgccatgGCGAGCTGGgtggccgcgcgcggcgccgccaccgcgtacGCCACGGGCGCCGCCGACGCGAACGCCGCCGAGAacgtcctcccctccgccaccgccgcgcagcACCTGCACCACCCGCTCGCCCTGTCCATGAGCTCCGGCTCCCTCTCCAGCTGCATCACCGCCGGCGAGTACGGCATGGCGGCCGTGGCAGCCGCCGACGGTGGCCgcaagcgcggcggcgccggcggcggcgggcagaagCAGCCGGTGCACCACCGCAAGTCCATCGACACGTTCGGTCAGAGGACGTCGCAGTACAGAGGCGTCACCAG GCATAGGTGGACTGGGCGATATGAGGCGCACCTGTGGGACAACAGCTGCAAGAAGGAAGGCCAGACCAGGAAAGGGAGgcaag TTTATCTCG GTGGGTATGACATGGAGGAGAAAGCGGCGAGAGCGTATGACCTGGCGGCGCTCAAGTATTGGGGCCCTTCCACACACATCAACTTCCCG cTGGAGGACTACCAGGAGGAGCTGGAGGAGATGAAGAACATGACAAGGCAGGAGTATGTGGCTCACTTAAGGAG GAAAAGTAGCGGTTTCTCACGGGGAGCTTCCATGTACCGTGGTGTCACAAG GCATCATCAGCACGGACGGTGGCAGGCACGCATCGGCCGAGTCTCCGGCAACAAGGACCTCTACCTCGGCACTTTCA gcacgcaggaggaggcggcggaggcgtacGACGTGGCGGCGATCAAGTTCCGGGGGCTCAACGCCGTCACCAACTTCGACATCACCCGCTACGACGTCGACAAGATCATGGCCAGCAACAccctcctccccgccgacctcgcccgccgcaacgccgccaccaccacctccaaggACGAccactccgccgccggcgccggcgccattgtCTCGGTGCACTccgccgccgacatcgccgtcgccgacacCCTCTGGAAGGCCACCACTGCCccgaggcagcagcagcagcaccacgaCGACGTCGTGCTGTCCGGCGCCGACCAGGCCGCATTCTCCGTCCTCcacgacctcgtcgccgtcgacgccgcggcggcgcaccagcagcagcagcagcagcagcacatgtCCAtgtcggcggcgtcgtcgctgGTGACGAGCCTGAGCAACTCGCGCGAGGGGAGCcccgaccgcggcggcggcctctcCATGCTCTTCGCCAAGCCGTCGCCCgccgtggcggcgtcggcgcagcAGCAGGCGTCGACCAAGCTCatggcggcgccgctgccgctcggctCCTGggtctcctcgccgccggcgtctgcCAGGCCGCCCGCCGTCTCCATCGCCCACATGCCCCTCTTCGCCGCCTGGACCGACGCCTAA
- the LOC4342308 gene encoding AP2-like ethylene-responsive transcription factor CRL5 isoform X1, producing the protein MTNSNNGNGGTNAAASGWLGFSLSPHMASSTMDEHHHVHHHQQQQQQQQQQQHHQQQQHGLFFPSVTTAAAAAAYGLAGDVVAATNGYYSQLASMPLKSDGSLCIMEALRRTDQDHHGPKLEDFLGAAQPAMALSLDNTSSFYYGGGGAAAAGHGQHGYLQACDLYGGPAAPSLVTAADEEAAAAAAAMASWVAARGAATAYATGAADANAAENVLPSATAAQHLHHPLALSMSSGSLSSCITAGEYGMAAVAAADGGRKRGGAGGGGQKQPVHHRKSIDTFGQRTSQYRGVTSRHRWTGRYEAHLWDNSCKKEGQTRKGRQVYLGGYDMEEKAARAYDLAALKYWGPSTHINFPLEDYQEELEEMKNMTRQEYVAHLRRKSSGFSRGASMYRGVTRHHQHGRWQARIGRVSGNKDLYLGTFSTQEEAAEAYDVAAIKFRGLNAVTNFDITRYDVDKIMASNTLLPADLARRNAATTTSKDDHSAAGAGAIVSVHSAADIAVADTLWKATTAPRQQQQHHDDVVLSGADQAAFSVLHDLVAVDAAAAHQQQQQQQHMSMSAASSLVTSLSNSREGSPDRGGGLSMLFAKPSPAVAASAQQQASTKLMAAPLPLGSWVSSPPASARPPAVSIAHMPLFAAWTDA; encoded by the exons ATGACGAACAGCAACAATGGCAATGGCGGCACGAACGCGGCGGCGAGTGGATGGCTGGGCTTCTCGCTGTCGCCTCACATGGCCTCCTCCACCATGGACGAACACCACCACGTGCACCACCaccaacagcaacagcagcagcagcagcagcagcagcatcaccagcagcagcaacatggtttgttcttcccttcggtgaccaccgccgccgccgccgccgcgtatgggctcgccggcgacgtcgtggCCGCCACCAATGGGTACTACTCCCAGCTCGCCTCCATGCCGCTCAAGTCCGACGGCTCGCTCTGCATCATGGAGGCTCTCCGGAGAACCGATCAAGATCATCACG GGCCCAAGCTTGAGGACTTCCTCGGCGCGGCGCAGCCGGCGATGGCGCTGAGCCTGGACAACACCTCCAGCTTCTActacggcggaggcggcgccgccgccgccgggcacgGCCAACACGGCTACCTCCAGGCGTGCGACCTGTACGGCggcccggccgcgccgtcgctcgtgaccgccgccgacgaggaggcggccgcggccgcggccgccatgGCGAGCTGGgtggccgcgcgcggcgccgccaccgcgtacGCCACGGGCGCCGCCGACGCGAACGCCGCCGAGAacgtcctcccctccgccaccgccgcgcagcACCTGCACCACCCGCTCGCCCTGTCCATGAGCTCCGGCTCCCTCTCCAGCTGCATCACCGCCGGCGAGTACGGCATGGCGGCCGTGGCAGCCGCCGACGGTGGCCgcaagcgcggcggcgccggcggcggcgggcagaagCAGCCGGTGCACCACCGCAAGTCCATCGACACGTTCGGTCAGAGGACGTCGCAGTACAGAGGCGTCACCAG CAGGCATAGGTGGACTGGGCGATATGAGGCGCACCTGTGGGACAACAGCTGCAAGAAGGAAGGCCAGACCAGGAAAGGGAGgcaag TTTATCTCG GTGGGTATGACATGGAGGAGAAAGCGGCGAGAGCGTATGACCTGGCGGCGCTCAAGTATTGGGGCCCTTCCACACACATCAACTTCCCG cTGGAGGACTACCAGGAGGAGCTGGAGGAGATGAAGAACATGACAAGGCAGGAGTATGTGGCTCACTTAAGGAG GAAAAGTAGCGGTTTCTCACGGGGAGCTTCCATGTACCGTGGTGTCACAAG GCATCATCAGCACGGACGGTGGCAGGCACGCATCGGCCGAGTCTCCGGCAACAAGGACCTCTACCTCGGCACTTTCA gcacgcaggaggaggcggcggaggcgtacGACGTGGCGGCGATCAAGTTCCGGGGGCTCAACGCCGTCACCAACTTCGACATCACCCGCTACGACGTCGACAAGATCATGGCCAGCAACAccctcctccccgccgacctcgcccgccgcaacgccgccaccaccacctccaaggACGAccactccgccgccggcgccggcgccattgtCTCGGTGCACTccgccgccgacatcgccgtcgccgacacCCTCTGGAAGGCCACCACTGCCccgaggcagcagcagcagcaccacgaCGACGTCGTGCTGTCCGGCGCCGACCAGGCCGCATTCTCCGTCCTCcacgacctcgtcgccgtcgacgccgcggcggcgcaccagcagcagcagcagcagcagcacatgtCCAtgtcggcggcgtcgtcgctgGTGACGAGCCTGAGCAACTCGCGCGAGGGGAGCcccgaccgcggcggcggcctctcCATGCTCTTCGCCAAGCCGTCGCCCgccgtggcggcgtcggcgcagcAGCAGGCGTCGACCAAGCTCatggcggcgccgctgccgctcggctCCTGggtctcctcgccgccggcgtctgcCAGGCCGCCCGCCGTCTCCATCGCCCACATGCCCCTCTTCGCCGCCTGGACCGACGCCTAA
- the LOC107275797 gene encoding putative xyloglucan glycosyltransferase 10, protein MAPWSGFWAASRPALAAAAAGGTPVVVKMDNPNWSISEIDADGGEFLAGGRRRGRGKNAKQITWVLLLKAHRAAGCLAWLASAAVALGAAARRRVAAGRTDDADAETPAPRSRLYAFIRASLLLSVFLLAVELAAHANGRGRVLAASVDSFHSSWVRFRAAYVAPPLQLLADACVVLFLVQSADRLVQCLGCLYIHLNRIKPKPISSPAAAAAALPDLEDPDAGDYYPMVLVQIPMCNEKEVYQQSIAAVCNLDWPRSNILVQVLDDSDDPITQSLIKEEVEKWRQNGARIVYRHRVLREGYKAGNLKSAMSCSYVKDYEYVAIFDADFQPYPDFLKRTVPHFKDNEELGLVQARWSFVNKDENLLTRLQNINLCFHFEVEQQVNGIFINFFGFNGTAGVWRIKALEDSGGWMERTTVEDMDIAVRAHLNGWKFVFLNDVECQCELPESYEAYRKQQHRWHSGPMQLFRLCLPDIIRCKIAFWKKANLIFLFFLLRKLILPFYSFTLFCIILPMTMFIPEAELPDWVVCYIPALMSFLNILPAPKSFPFIIPYLLFENTMSVTKFNAMISGLFQLGSAYEWVVTKKSGRSSEGDLIALAPKELKQQKILDLTAIKEQSMLKQSSPRNEAKKKYNRIYKKELALSLLLLTAAARSLLSKQGIHFYFLMFQGLSFLLVGLDLIGEDVK, encoded by the exons ATGGCGCCGTGGAGCGGCTTCTGGGCCGCCAGCAggcccgccctcgccgccgccgccgccggcggcacgcCGGTCGTCGTCAAGATGGACAATCCCAACTGGTCCATCTCCGAGATCGACGCCGACGGCGGGGAGTTCTTggccggcggacggcggcgaggcaggggcAAGAACGCCAAGCAGATCACCTGGGTGCTGCTGCTCAAGGCGCACCGCGCCGCGGGGTGCCTCGCGtggctcgcctccgccgccgtcgcgctcggcgccgccgcgcgccgccgcgtcgccgccgggcggacggacgacgccgacgccgagacgccggcgccgcggtcCCGGCTCTACGCGTTCATCAGGGCGTCGCTCCTGCTgtccgtcttcctcctcgccgtcgagctcgccgcCCACGCCAACGGCCGTggacgcgtcctcgccgcctccgtcgaCTCGTTCCACTCCTCGTGGGTGCGCTTCCGCGCCGCCTACGTCGCCCCGCCGCTCCAGCTCCTCGCCGACGCCTGCGTCGTGCTCTTCCTCGTCCAGAGCGCCGACCGCCTTGTCCAGTGCCTCGGCTGCCTCTACATCCACCTCAACCGCATCAAGCCTAAACCcatctcctcgccggcggcggcggcggcggcattgcccGACCTGGAGGACCCCGACGCCGGCGACTACTACCCCATGGTGCTCGTCCAGATACCAATGTGCAACGAGAAGGAG GTGTATCAGCAATCGATTGCGGCGGTCTGCAATCTTGATTGGCCGAGGTCCAACATCTTGGTGCAAGTGCTAGATGATTCCGATGATCCAATTACGCAGTCATTGATCAAGGAAGAGGTGGAGAAATGGCGGCAGAACGGCGCGCGCATTGTGTACCGCCACCGCGTGCTCCGGGAGGGGTACAAGGCCGGCAACCTCAAGTCGGCGATGAGCTGCAGCTATGTCAAGGACTATGAGTATGTCGCCATCTTCGATGCCGACTTCCAGCCATACCCTGACTTCCTCAAGCGCACCGTGCCGCATTTTAAG GACAATGAGGAGTTGGGGTTGGTTCAGGCTAGATGGTCATTTGTGAACAAGGATGAGAACCTCTTGACACGGTTGCAGAACATAAACCTGTGCTTCCACTTTGAGGTGGAGCAGCAGGTCAATGGCATATTCATCAACTTCTTTGGGTTCAACGGCACGGCTGGCGTGTGGAGGATCAAGGCGCTGGAGGACTCGGGAGGCTGGATGGAGCGTACTACGGTGGAGGACATGGACATTGCGGTCCGCGCACATCTCAATGGCTGGAAGTTTGTGTTCCTGAATGATGTGGAG TGCCAGTGTGAACTACCAGAGTCTTATGAGGCTTACAGGAAGCAACAGCACCGCTGGCATTCAGGGCCAATGCAGCTGTTCAGGCTATGTTTACCGGACATCATTAGATGCAAG ATTGCATTCTGGAAGAAGGCCAATTTGATATTTCTCTTCTTCCTGCTTCGCAAGCTCATCCTGCCCTTCTACTCCTTCACACTTTTCTGCATCATCCTACCAATGACAATGTTTATACCTGAAGCTGAGCTTCCTGACTGGGTTGTCTGCTACATTCCTGCCCTGATGTCCTTCCTTAACATTCTTCCCGCGCCAAAATCATTCCCGTTCATCATCCCGTACCTGCTCTTCGAGAACACCATGTCTGTCACCAAGTTCAATGCAATGATCTCCGGGCTGTTCCAGCTCGGAAGCGCATATGAATGGGTAGTGACCAAGAAATCAGGCCGATCATCGGAGGGTGATCTTATCGCATTGGCACCCAAGGAGCTGAAACAACAGAAGATCCTTGATCTCACAGCAATCAAGGAGCAGTCCATGCTGAAGCAATCCTCTCCAAGAAATGAGGCCAAGAAGAAATACAACCGGATATACAAGAAGGAGCTTGCCCTCTCATTGCTTCTCCTGACCGCCGCGGCTCGCAGCTTGCTTTCGAAACAAGGGATACACTTCTACTTCCTGATGTTTCAGGGATTGTCATTCTTGTTGGTCGGCCTGGACCTCATAGGTGAGGATGTCAAATAA